The sequence CGAGCCCGACCTATCTCGCCGCCGGACTCGCCGTCTTCTATCTGGGCTGGACCATGATCCAGATTCCGGTGTCCGCCTGGGCCGGGGATCTGGCGCGCGGCTACCATCAGCGCAGCCGGGTCGCGACCTATGTCCAGACCATGTCGGCGGCGGGCCTTCTGCTGGTGCTGGTGCTGCCGGCGCTGATCGACCAGGTCTGGCCCGACCAGGCCCGCGCCAAACTGCTGGCCATGGGCGGCTTCATCCTGGCGACTCTCGTCCCCGGCCTGGCGGGCGCACTGTTCGCGGTGCGCGAGCCCGCCGCCAGCCCACAGGCTCCGGCCGCGCCCTCGGCGCTCGAGACCCTCGGCGCGGCGGCGCGCGATCCCCTCCTGCTGCGCGTCCTGGGCTCGGACTTCGCCGTCACCCTCGGCCAGACCATTCGCGGCTCGCTCTTCGTCTTCTTCGTGGTCGGCTATATGGGCCTGCCGAAGTGGGGCAGCCTGTTGTTCCTGCTGCAGTTCGTGTTCGGCGTCTTCGCCGGCCCCATCTGGCTGCAGGTCGGCTACCGCTTCGGCAAGGGCCGCACCGCCGTGGCGGCCGAGCTGGTCCAGGCGGCGATCAACCTCGGCCTCCTGTTCGTCGCGCCGGGCCAGTTCGCCGCCCTGCTGACCCTGACAATCGCCCAGGGCCTGGCCCAGGGCTCCGGCAATCTGATGTTGCGCTCGATCGTGGCCGATCTGGCCGACCGCCAGCGCCTGACATCGGGCCAGGAGCGTTCGGGCGTCTTGTTCTCGGTGTTCAGCCTCTCGGGCAAGGCGGCGACCGCCGCCGCGGTTGGCCTCGCCCTGCCCCTGGTGGCGGCGCTCGGCTTCCATCCCGGCGGCCACAACACGAACACGGCCTTGCAAGGGCTCAAGCTGGTCTTCGCCCTCGGCCCGGCCCTCTCGCACCTCGTCTCGGCCTCGCTGGTCCTGGGCTTTCCCCTGGACGAGCGGCGCCATGCCGAAATCCGCCGCGCGCTCGAAGCCCGCGACGGCGCCGCCGGCCTCTCGCCGTCCGGCTCCCTGGGCGTCCCGGCCCCTGCCGAGTGACGCCGCCTCTGCACTTCCCAACCGCCCCCAGGGCGAAACCTGAAAGGACCTGAACATGAGCGCCGATGGACATCTCAACGTCGAAGACGTGGTCTTGAGCGTCAAACCCGTGGCCGGCCGCATTGGCGCCGAGATCGAGGGCGTGCGCCTGGCGGCCGACCTGCCGGCCCACACCATCCGCACCCTCCGCGCGGCCCTGCTCAAGCACAAGGTGCTGTTCTTCCGCGGCCAGGATCACCTGACCGACGCTGAGCAGGAAGGCTTCGCCGCCCGGTTCGGCGCGCCTGTGGCCCACCCCACGGTGCCGGTGCTGGACGGCAGCAACTACATCCTCGAACTCGACGGCTCCAACGGCGCGCGGGCTTCGAGCTGGCATACCGACGTCACCTTCACCGACGCCTATCCCCAGGCCTCGATCCTGCGCAGCCTGGTGGCGCCGGACCATGGCGGCGACACCCTCTGGGCCAACACCGCCCGCGCCTATGACGACCTGCCGCCCGAGCTGAAGGTGCTGGCCGAGAACCTTTGGGCCACCCATTCCAACCTCTACGACTATGCCGGCGCCAAGCCGAACCAGTCGGAAGAGGCGGCCCGCCGCTATCGCGAGGTTTTCACCCGCACGGTCTACGAGACCGACCATCCGGTGGTTCGGGTCCACCCCGA is a genomic window of Phenylobacterium montanum containing:
- a CDS encoding MFS transporter, with product MPASSPPAADTPPAWRLVAFSLITLPIAGAGLPLAVYLPAYYALEGGLGLTVVGLVFMVGRLWDAAADPLVGVLSDRTRTRFGRRRPWIAAGAVLFALASIALFSPPARPSPTYLAAGLAVFYLGWTMIQIPVSAWAGDLARGYHQRSRVATYVQTMSAAGLLLVLVLPALIDQVWPDQARAKLLAMGGFILATLVPGLAGALFAVREPAASPQAPAAPSALETLGAAARDPLLLRVLGSDFAVTLGQTIRGSLFVFFVVGYMGLPKWGSLLFLLQFVFGVFAGPIWLQVGYRFGKGRTAVAAELVQAAINLGLLFVAPGQFAALLTLTIAQGLAQGSGNLMLRSIVADLADRQRLTSGQERSGVLFSVFSLSGKAATAAAVGLALPLVAALGFHPGGHNTNTALQGLKLVFALGPALSHLVSASLVLGFPLDERRHAEIRRALEARDGAAGLSPSGSLGVPAPAE
- a CDS encoding TauD/TfdA dioxygenase family protein, which produces MSADGHLNVEDVVLSVKPVAGRIGAEIEGVRLAADLPAHTIRTLRAALLKHKVLFFRGQDHLTDAEQEGFAARFGAPVAHPTVPVLDGSNYILELDGSNGARASSWHTDVTFTDAYPQASILRSLVAPDHGGDTLWANTARAYDDLPPELKVLAENLWATHSNLYDYAGAKPNQSEEAARRYREVFTRTVYETDHPVVRVHPETGERTLVLGHFIKRFKGYSSEASNRLFELLQGYVIRPENTVRWRWRAGDVAFWDNRATQHRAVDDYGDQPRIVRRVTVTGDVPVSVDGRRSETRQVEKAAA